A region from the Sandaracinus amylolyticus genome encodes:
- the sthA gene encoding Si-specific NAD(P)(+) transhydrogenase codes for MPWDKEHDVVVIGSGPAGEGATMRAAKSGASVVMVERYRDVGGGCTHWATIPSKALRHAINETLRFRRNPIFASAAMNVELTFPKLLRQAEGVIGKQVEMRRGFYVRNHVTVVHGHASFVDPHTVEVDTDEVGAAKRRLRAKQFIVSTGSRPYRPADVDFSHPRIRDSDTILRLDHTPDSITIYGAGVVGCEYASMFRNLGVKVNLVNSREKLLAFLDDEIIDALAYHLRDQGVLIRHGEEYEKVEPVDDGVVVHLKSGKKIKSDVLLWAQGRTGNTHDLGLENVGLAADSRGQLKVDALYRTEQPHIYAVGDVVGYPSLASASYDQGRFAAGHAVLGVTDEKLVQDIPTGIYTSPEISSLGRNERELTAEGVPYEVGHSLFRSLARAQITGQTVGMLKLLFHRETLQILGIHCFGDQAAEIVHIGQAIMSQKGEANTLRYFVNTTFNYPTMAEAYRVAALNGLNRLC; via the coding sequence GTGCCGTGGGACAAAGAGCACGACGTCGTGGTGATCGGCAGCGGACCGGCCGGCGAGGGCGCGACGATGCGCGCCGCGAAGTCCGGCGCGAGCGTGGTGATGGTCGAGCGCTACCGCGACGTCGGCGGCGGCTGCACGCACTGGGCGACGATCCCCAGCAAGGCGCTGCGCCACGCGATCAACGAGACGCTGCGCTTCCGCCGCAACCCGATCTTCGCGTCGGCGGCGATGAACGTCGAGCTCACGTTCCCGAAGCTGCTGCGACAGGCCGAGGGCGTGATCGGCAAGCAGGTCGAGATGCGCCGCGGCTTCTACGTGCGGAACCACGTCACCGTGGTCCACGGCCATGCGTCGTTCGTCGATCCGCACACCGTCGAGGTCGACACCGACGAGGTCGGCGCCGCGAAGCGCCGCCTGCGCGCCAAGCAGTTCATCGTCTCGACCGGCTCGCGTCCCTATCGCCCCGCGGACGTCGACTTCTCGCACCCGCGCATCCGCGACAGCGACACGATCCTGCGGCTCGATCACACGCCCGACTCGATCACGATCTACGGCGCGGGCGTCGTCGGCTGCGAGTACGCGTCGATGTTCCGCAACCTCGGCGTGAAGGTGAACCTCGTCAACTCGCGCGAGAAGCTCCTCGCGTTCCTCGACGACGAGATCATCGACGCGCTCGCCTACCACCTGCGCGATCAAGGCGTGCTCATCCGCCACGGCGAGGAGTACGAGAAGGTCGAGCCGGTCGACGACGGAGTCGTCGTCCACCTCAAGAGCGGCAAGAAGATCAAGAGCGACGTGCTGCTCTGGGCGCAGGGCCGCACCGGGAACACGCACGATCTCGGGCTCGAGAACGTCGGGCTCGCCGCGGACTCGCGCGGTCAGCTCAAGGTCGACGCGCTCTACCGCACCGAGCAGCCGCACATCTACGCGGTCGGCGACGTGGTCGGGTACCCGAGCCTGGCGAGCGCGAGCTACGACCAGGGCCGCTTCGCCGCGGGCCACGCGGTGCTCGGGGTGACGGACGAGAAGCTCGTGCAGGACATCCCGACGGGCATCTACACGTCACCGGAGATCAGCAGCCTCGGGCGCAACGAGCGCGAGCTGACCGCGGAGGGCGTGCCCTACGAGGTCGGTCACTCGCTGTTCCGCTCGCTCGCGCGCGCGCAGATCACCGGGCAGACGGTGGGCATGCTGAAGCTGCTCTTCCACCGCGAGACGCTGCAGATCCTGGGCATCCACTGCTTCGGCGATCAGGCCGCGGAGATCGTGCACATCGGGCAGGCGATCATGTCGCAGAAGGGCGAGGCGAACACGCTGCGCTACTTCGTGAACACGACGTTCAACTACCCGACGATGGCCGAGGCGTATCGCGTCGCCGCGCTGAACGGGCTCAATCGTCTCTGTTGA
- a CDS encoding tetratricopeptide repeat protein, with amino-acid sequence MRVRWLAWGCVLALLAGCECGGRSSESAPPPSTSPVDPPSAPTSDGVAISSVPEQRTEENRAAMRTKRRAFTRALREARRAAREGDHATALARMDEALAALPEPRARCEAGYIAFRAGDHARARSMIETALRELPRDADVPERLRAPLAMCLYNAGLVRRELGDATGARDAFTRSLALRAHPSVERALAELGEAPADAPAPAVPSAPTSPIADDALESLVDEEHAVFRATLRERACEDLEELPAALVHGDVRAMLIEPCREPEGSGELWVAHDGRVDVVPLYEIERPSAEVGASRSGTARAQWLDVIAGGRAELVVGFEQHGELYVPFDEGEESSTSITATTMVCAIEPALRCAAWRTFESERSLSLGAEDDDGGPVAGEARDEIVAGSFVLDASGSLEVGAPLCARAREEGQFEDAYDYGASGSEGDRCEPDASALRPGVYAVAQLLGDPRVCRVGCAGGARATASTVTTTPTCRRVPDAAGVPAGRVLPDREWFAGTMCGPDAICDALIYERGDGHWLVEPFEIERDDDVETWLALCSLGSTLGPEPFPQIDSWSLREAARVQPDGRAPIVARWLDAELEPIDLYAQQALRTRMLIVVDVARGTLERVLAEHEDAGPYCWRGMCPEQPAHLTRLALDRIAEEEQQAEADDVAFDDRGTGSRSYVARRTVEASADPREGTLKVRIGPWSTARETSVEGAEERSTTLDLAPLRELAEPGPGERTHR; translated from the coding sequence ATGAGGGTGCGCTGGCTCGCGTGGGGTTGTGTGCTCGCGCTGCTCGCCGGGTGCGAGTGTGGCGGCCGGTCGAGCGAGAGCGCACCCCCTCCATCGACGAGCCCGGTCGATCCACCGAGCGCGCCGACGAGCGACGGCGTCGCGATCTCGTCGGTGCCCGAGCAGCGCACCGAGGAGAACCGCGCGGCGATGCGCACGAAGCGACGCGCGTTCACCCGTGCGCTGCGCGAGGCGAGGCGCGCCGCGCGCGAGGGCGACCACGCGACGGCGCTCGCGCGCATGGACGAGGCGCTCGCCGCGCTGCCCGAGCCGCGGGCGCGCTGCGAGGCGGGCTACATCGCGTTCCGCGCCGGCGACCATGCCCGCGCACGCTCGATGATCGAGACCGCGCTGCGCGAGCTGCCGCGCGATGCCGACGTGCCCGAGCGCCTGCGCGCGCCGCTCGCGATGTGCCTCTACAACGCGGGGCTGGTGCGCCGTGAGCTCGGTGACGCGACGGGCGCGCGCGATGCGTTCACGCGCTCGCTCGCGCTGCGCGCGCACCCGAGCGTCGAGCGTGCGCTCGCCGAGCTCGGCGAGGCCCCTGCCGACGCGCCCGCGCCCGCGGTGCCGAGCGCGCCCACGAGCCCGATCGCCGACGACGCGCTCGAGTCGCTCGTCGACGAGGAGCACGCCGTCTTCCGCGCGACGCTGCGCGAGCGCGCGTGCGAGGACCTCGAAGAGCTCCCCGCCGCGCTGGTGCACGGCGACGTGCGCGCGATGTTGATCGAGCCGTGCCGCGAGCCCGAGGGATCGGGCGAGCTCTGGGTCGCGCACGACGGGCGCGTGGACGTCGTCCCGCTCTACGAGATCGAGCGTCCGAGCGCGGAGGTCGGCGCGTCGCGCTCCGGCACCGCGCGCGCGCAGTGGCTCGACGTGATCGCGGGCGGGCGCGCGGAGCTCGTCGTGGGCTTCGAGCAGCACGGCGAGCTCTACGTGCCGTTCGACGAGGGCGAGGAGTCGAGCACCTCGATCACCGCGACGACGATGGTGTGCGCGATCGAGCCCGCGCTGCGCTGCGCCGCGTGGCGCACGTTCGAGAGCGAGCGCTCGCTCTCGCTCGGCGCGGAGGACGACGACGGCGGCCCGGTCGCGGGCGAGGCGCGCGACGAGATCGTCGCGGGCTCGTTCGTGCTCGACGCGTCGGGCTCGCTCGAGGTCGGCGCGCCGCTGTGTGCACGAGCGCGCGAAGAGGGCCAGTTCGAGGACGCGTACGACTACGGCGCGTCGGGCTCGGAAGGAGATCGCTGCGAGCCCGACGCGTCGGCGCTTCGGCCCGGCGTCTACGCCGTCGCGCAGCTGCTCGGCGATCCGCGGGTGTGCCGCGTCGGATGCGCGGGCGGCGCGCGCGCGACCGCGTCGACGGTGACGACGACGCCGACCTGCCGTCGCGTTCCCGACGCAGCGGGCGTGCCCGCGGGGCGCGTGCTGCCCGATCGCGAGTGGTTCGCCGGCACGATGTGCGGCCCCGACGCGATCTGCGACGCGCTGATCTACGAGCGCGGTGATGGCCACTGGCTCGTCGAGCCGTTCGAGATCGAGCGCGACGACGACGTCGAGACGTGGCTCGCGCTCTGCTCGCTGGGATCGACGCTCGGGCCCGAGCCGTTCCCCCAGATCGACTCGTGGTCGCTGAGAGAGGCCGCGCGCGTGCAGCCCGACGGGCGCGCGCCGATCGTCGCGCGGTGGCTCGATGCGGAGCTCGAGCCGATCGATCTCTACGCGCAGCAGGCGCTCCGCACGCGCATGCTGATCGTCGTCGACGTCGCGCGCGGCACGCTCGAGCGCGTCCTCGCGGAGCACGAGGACGCTGGGCCGTACTGCTGGCGAGGCATGTGCCCCGAGCAGCCGGCGCACCTCACCCGGCTCGCGCTCGACCGCATCGCGGAAGAGGAGCAGCAGGCCGAGGCCGATGACGTCGCGTTCGACGATCGCGGCACGGGATCGCGCTCGTACGTCGCTCGACGGACCGTCGAGGCGAGCGCCGATCCGCGCGAGGGCACGCTGAAGGTGCGGATCGGGCCGTGGAGCACGGCGCGCGAGACGTCGGTCGAGGGCGCGGAGGAGCGCTCCACCACGCTGGACCTCGCGCCGCTGCGCGAGTTGGCCGAGCCTGGCCCGGGCGAGCGCACGCATCGCTGA
- a CDS encoding PLP-dependent aminotransferase family protein: MERSLGLVLDHALDVPLYQQLFDRIAERIRSGAFPAGFRLPPSRKLADELGTHRNTVVRAYTELERSGFLSSTVGRGTFVRAQPAAVALPVGRAPVSSAERAPIPWSSMISERARTEGFARVARVQRIARVGRGELVNLTKMEPGPDLLPDELFRRCLEHVMRTTGTRALGYAPHEGVPRLRERIAADLVRQGVPARADDVLVTSGSQQGLDVVARALVDPGDVVISQAATYTGAIQIFGANGARLMGVPADAEGPDMAWLRHAGRAKALYLMPNSCNPTGECISGPRREALIAWARETGTAVIEDDFVADLELDGAAPPPAMRALDGDVIYLSTFSKKLIPALRIGFLLCPPSLAPQLVALKHATDLGTSGLLQHALAEFLERGYLAAHLNRIRGQYRERRDALCVALKKYLPPSVRFRAPTRGTTMWIELPDDLDPEAVFEEARRRGVLVSPGTLYRVDRAVGGPSGLRLVFGGESPARLVEGAKRLGAAMDAVSVGRRAVVKRTGTDPLGVV; this comes from the coding sequence GTGGAACGCAGCCTCGGATTGGTCCTCGACCACGCGCTCGATGTACCGCTGTACCAACAGCTCTTCGATCGCATCGCGGAGCGGATCCGCAGCGGCGCGTTCCCCGCAGGCTTTCGCCTGCCGCCATCGCGAAAGCTCGCGGACGAGCTCGGCACGCACCGCAACACGGTGGTGCGCGCCTACACCGAGCTCGAGCGCAGCGGCTTCCTGAGCTCGACCGTCGGGCGCGGCACGTTCGTGCGCGCGCAGCCCGCGGCGGTCGCGCTCCCGGTCGGACGTGCGCCGGTGTCGAGCGCGGAGCGCGCGCCGATCCCGTGGAGCTCGATGATCAGCGAGCGCGCGCGGACCGAGGGCTTCGCGCGTGTGGCGCGGGTGCAGCGCATCGCGCGTGTCGGTCGCGGCGAGCTCGTGAACCTGACGAAGATGGAGCCGGGGCCCGACCTGCTGCCCGACGAGCTCTTCCGCCGCTGCCTCGAGCACGTGATGCGCACGACCGGCACGCGCGCGCTCGGGTACGCGCCGCACGAAGGTGTGCCGCGTCTGCGCGAGCGCATCGCCGCGGACCTCGTGCGGCAGGGCGTTCCGGCGCGCGCCGACGACGTGCTCGTGACGTCGGGCAGCCAGCAGGGCCTCGACGTGGTCGCGCGCGCGCTGGTCGATCCCGGCGACGTCGTGATCTCGCAGGCCGCGACGTACACCGGCGCGATCCAGATCTTCGGCGCGAACGGCGCGCGGCTGATGGGCGTGCCCGCCGACGCGGAAGGGCCCGACATGGCGTGGCTGCGCCACGCGGGGCGCGCGAAGGCGCTCTACCTGATGCCGAACTCGTGCAACCCGACGGGCGAGTGCATCTCGGGCCCGCGGCGCGAGGCGCTGATCGCGTGGGCGCGCGAGACCGGCACCGCGGTGATCGAGGACGACTTCGTGGCGGACCTCGAGCTCGACGGAGCAGCGCCGCCGCCCGCGATGCGCGCGCTCGACGGCGACGTGATCTACCTGAGCACGTTCAGCAAGAAGCTGATCCCGGCGCTGCGCATCGGGTTCCTGCTGTGCCCGCCCTCGCTCGCGCCGCAGCTCGTCGCGCTGAAGCACGCGACCGATCTCGGCACGTCGGGGTTGCTGCAGCACGCGCTCGCGGAGTTCCTGGAGCGCGGCTATCTCGCGGCGCACCTCAATCGGATCCGCGGGCAGTACCGCGAGCGTCGCGACGCGCTGTGTGTCGCGCTGAAGAAGTACCTGCCGCCGAGCGTGCGGTTCCGTGCGCCGACGCGCGGGACGACGATGTGGATCGAGCTGCCGGACGATCTCGATCCCGAGGCGGTCTTCGAGGAGGCGCGCCGCCGGGGCGTGCTGGTCTCGCCGGGGACGCTGTATCGCGTGGATCGCGCGGTGGGCGGTCCGTCGGGGCTGCGTCTCGTGTTCGGCGGCGAGTCGCCGGCGCGCTTGGTCGAAGGCGCGAAGCGGCTCGGCGCGGCGATGGACGCGGTGTCGGTGGGGCGGCGCGCGGTGGTGAAGCGGACGGGGACGGATCCGCTGGGCGTCGTGTGA
- a CDS encoding TonB-dependent receptor has protein sequence MRVIGRLAVIVTIAIVAIPARAQDDESTFRARARAAPDDVRGRATDSVAEEEIEERVVRSAPDALRLMPGVSIQQTAHGQASPYVRGVTGQQVLLLFDGVRLNNGIFRQGPNQYFFTVDVESLATIHVVRGSATTRLGADALGGAILALPREPTIDPRRDGLIVHPRLIGRYGMQDTDAGARAEIDLQLGRSLGFLGGVRYRDAGPLQGAGIVCPLSTVVPCVPARDPAMRRNVPMIPFVEDDGRTQRGTGFRVLSWDERLVWRASDELRVTLAGYGWHQFDSPRTDQCPAPFAPGNDCLTYLQQTRALGLLAIDVRPRESELAEMRIALSWQRTHEHRLRDRPTAFVENRFLDTIDTYGLTVRGRTRAFVLAPELAIAVHFGAEAYSDVVRSEASTAFTDVGLTVREPRGQYVDGARFAQLSAWSEVQAAITTGLIARGGARVLYAGARASADPSSGTARVDLDVAGVAARAGIEARIVPELTLHVNVDQGVRPPNLDDLTSRQQAGPGFQFENPDLREERSTTFEIGARIEAWDALRLDAWAYAMLLDGAMTRVPREASACPPATPQCRGSWSRYQLVNAEGESLIVGTELALTLDLRDIGLVARSTLSIAWGEGPSPTDANVRVPLSRVPPFGGALDLRWQPAPRGLALGATMRWALDQDRLAPADASDARILAGGTPGYAVVDLRAAWRFDPHLAVSVVLENVLDSAYRVHGSSINGPGRGLLARLEAGF, from the coding sequence GTGCGCGTGATCGGACGGCTCGCGGTGATCGTGACGATCGCGATCGTCGCGATCCCCGCGCGCGCACAGGACGACGAGAGCACGTTCCGGGCGCGCGCGCGTGCGGCGCCCGACGACGTGCGCGGTCGCGCGACCGACTCGGTCGCCGAAGAAGAGATCGAAGAGCGCGTCGTGCGATCCGCGCCCGACGCGCTGCGCCTGATGCCCGGCGTGTCGATCCAGCAGACCGCGCACGGCCAGGCGAGCCCCTACGTGCGCGGCGTCACCGGCCAGCAAGTGCTGCTGCTCTTCGACGGAGTGCGGCTCAACAACGGCATCTTCCGACAAGGGCCCAACCAGTACTTCTTCACGGTCGACGTCGAGAGCCTCGCCACGATCCACGTCGTGCGCGGCAGCGCCACGACGCGCCTCGGCGCCGACGCGCTGGGCGGCGCGATCCTCGCGCTCCCGCGCGAGCCCACGATCGATCCGCGGCGCGACGGGTTGATCGTGCATCCGCGCTTGATCGGTCGTTACGGAATGCAGGACACGGACGCGGGCGCGCGCGCCGAGATCGATCTGCAGCTCGGGCGATCGCTCGGGTTCCTCGGCGGCGTGCGCTATCGCGACGCGGGTCCGCTCCAGGGCGCGGGCATCGTGTGCCCGCTCTCGACGGTCGTGCCGTGTGTGCCGGCGCGTGATCCCGCGATGCGTCGCAACGTGCCGATGATCCCGTTCGTCGAGGACGACGGGCGCACCCAGCGCGGCACCGGCTTCCGCGTGCTGAGCTGGGACGAGCGCCTCGTGTGGCGCGCGTCCGACGAGCTGCGTGTGACGCTCGCGGGCTACGGCTGGCACCAATTCGACAGCCCGCGCACCGATCAGTGTCCGGCGCCGTTCGCGCCGGGCAACGACTGCCTCACGTACCTGCAGCAGACGCGCGCGCTCGGTCTGCTCGCGATCGACGTGCGCCCGCGCGAGTCCGAGCTCGCCGAGATGCGCATCGCGCTGAGCTGGCAGCGCACCCACGAGCATCGGCTGCGCGATCGTCCGACGGCGTTCGTGGAGAACCGATTCCTCGACACGATCGACACCTACGGCCTCACGGTGCGCGGCCGCACGCGCGCGTTCGTGCTCGCGCCCGAGCTCGCGATCGCGGTGCACTTCGGCGCGGAGGCGTACTCCGACGTCGTGCGATCCGAGGCGAGCACCGCGTTCACCGACGTCGGCCTCACGGTGCGCGAGCCGCGCGGCCAGTACGTCGACGGCGCGCGCTTCGCGCAGCTCTCGGCGTGGAGCGAGGTGCAGGCGGCGATCACGACCGGGCTGATCGCGCGGGGTGGTGCGCGCGTGCTCTACGCCGGCGCGCGCGCGAGCGCAGATCCGTCGTCGGGCACCGCGCGCGTCGACCTCGACGTCGCGGGCGTCGCGGCGCGCGCCGGGATCGAGGCGCGCATCGTCCCCGAGCTCACGCTGCACGTGAACGTCGATCAGGGCGTCCGCCCGCCGAACCTCGACGATCTCACGTCCCGCCAGCAGGCGGGCCCGGGCTTCCAGTTCGAGAACCCCGATCTGCGCGAGGAGCGCTCGACCACCTTCGAGATCGGCGCGCGCATCGAGGCCTGGGACGCGCTGCGCCTCGACGCGTGGGCGTACGCGATGCTGCTCGACGGCGCGATGACGCGCGTCCCGCGCGAGGCGTCGGCGTGCCCGCCCGCGACGCCGCAGTGTCGCGGGTCGTGGTCGCGATATCAGCTCGTCAACGCCGAGGGCGAGTCGCTGATCGTCGGCACCGAGCTCGCGCTCACGCTGGACCTGCGCGACATCGGCTTGGTGGCACGGAGCACGCTCTCGATCGCGTGGGGCGAGGGCCCGAGCCCGACCGACGCGAACGTGCGGGTGCCGCTCTCGCGCGTCCCGCCGTTCGGCGGCGCGCTCGACCTGCGCTGGCAGCCCGCGCCGCGCGGCTTGGCGCTCGGCGCGACGATGCGGTGGGCGCTCGATCAGGATCGCCTCGCGCCCGCGGACGCGAGCGACGCGCGCATCCTCGCGGGCGGCACGCCGGGATACGCCGTCGTCGATCTGCGCGCAGCGTGGCGATTCGATCCGCACCTCGCGGTGTCGGTGGTGCTCGAGAACGTGCTCGACAGCGCGTATCGAGTGCACGGATCGAGCATCAACGGGCCGGGAAGAGGGCTGCTGGCGCGGTTGGAGGCGGGGTTCTGA
- a CDS encoding PaaI family thioesterase → MSEHEERRPRIEAAEFEALIHQTIPLTRILPFRVQELDWGSATIRLLFSDQQLRAGGTINGPTMMTLADTALYAAVLTRIGMEPLAVTSDLTIHFLRKPEPRDLIGRATVLRAGRRIAVGTIEISSVDGPLVAHATGSYALP, encoded by the coding sequence GTGAGCGAGCACGAGGAGCGACGGCCGCGCATCGAGGCCGCGGAGTTCGAGGCGCTGATTCACCAGACGATCCCGCTGACGCGCATCCTGCCGTTCCGGGTGCAGGAGCTGGACTGGGGAAGCGCAACCATCCGGTTGCTGTTCTCCGATCAGCAGCTGCGCGCGGGCGGGACGATCAACGGGCCCACGATGATGACGCTGGCCGACACCGCGCTCTACGCCGCGGTGCTGACGCGCATCGGGATGGAGCCGCTCGCGGTGACGAGCGATCTCACCATCCACTTCCTCCGCAAGCCCGAGCCGCGGGATCTGATCGGGCGCGCGACGGTGCTGCGCGCAGGACGGCGCATCGCGGTCGGCACGATCGAGATCTCGAGCGTCGATGGACCGCTCGTCGCGCACGCGACGGGCAGCTACGCACTGCCGTGA
- a CDS encoding TVP38/TMEM64 family protein, producing MSDTKPARTKWLRIGALIALTVALIAIGHATGVTEHLTRERIQATMLELGALGFLAYLAMFSVGELVHVPGMVFVAAAILAYGPVMGFAAGMVGALVSLTISFYVVRTVGGQPLGDVQRPMLKRMLAHLDERPIVTIAVLRLLVQMLPALNYALAMSKVRFRDYLVGSMLGLVPVIAIAAFAFDWLFAR from the coding sequence GTGAGCGACACGAAGCCCGCGCGCACCAAGTGGCTGCGCATCGGCGCGCTGATCGCGCTCACGGTCGCGCTGATCGCGATCGGTCACGCGACCGGCGTGACCGAGCACCTCACGCGCGAGCGCATCCAGGCGACGATGCTCGAGCTCGGCGCGCTCGGGTTCCTCGCGTACCTCGCGATGTTCTCGGTCGGCGAGCTGGTGCACGTGCCGGGCATGGTGTTCGTCGCCGCGGCGATCCTCGCGTACGGGCCGGTGATGGGCTTCGCCGCGGGGATGGTGGGCGCGCTCGTGTCGCTGACGATCTCGTTCTACGTGGTGCGCACGGTCGGAGGTCAGCCGCTCGGCGACGTCCAGCGACCGATGCTGAAGCGCATGCTCGCGCACCTCGACGAGCGACCGATCGTGACGATCGCGGTGCTGCGCCTGCTCGTGCAGATGCTGCCCGCGCTCAACTACGCGCTCGCCATGAGCAAGGTGCGCTTCCGCGACTACCTCGTGGGCTCGATGCTCGGGCTCGTGCCGGTGATCGCGATCGCGGCGTTCGCGTTCGACTGGCTCTTCGCGCGCTGA
- the nhaA gene encoding Na+/H+ antiporter NhaA yields MSRSIHQRTPSSAPPEAWQPIRRAVRTVTRPVEAFLATEVASGAILLVATTAALVWANSPWAARYHALWATPIGVHLGGTTFAASLHFVVNEVLMTFFFFVVGLEIRREIARGELSEPRRAALPLAAALGGMLVPAAVYLALNAGRTTSSGWGVPMATDIAFAVGVLTLLRDRVSPGLRILLLALAVIDDVGAILVIGVFYSSGFDATGLALAALGVVGILLLQAAGARRALAYVIPGAAVWQGLHAAGVHATLAGVIVGLMTPTRAWYGSAELVAAAERAAASLGHDHLDALDHARRESVAPVDALQHACHRWVAFVVMPLFAFANAGVSIGATEIAADAVWMSWGIALGLVAGKTIGIAGGSWLAVRLGLATLPRGVTWRGVVTVALVGGIGFTMSLFVAELAFEGALLEAAKLAILVGSISAAVLGLVFGRVALTRIRDVDQAATESEAEASTTH; encoded by the coding sequence ATGTCTCGATCGATCCATCAGCGCACCCCATCGTCCGCGCCTCCCGAGGCGTGGCAGCCGATCCGCCGCGCGGTGCGCACCGTGACGCGCCCGGTCGAGGCGTTCCTCGCGACCGAGGTCGCGAGCGGCGCGATCCTGCTCGTCGCGACCACCGCCGCGCTCGTCTGGGCGAACTCGCCGTGGGCCGCGCGCTATCACGCGCTCTGGGCGACGCCGATCGGCGTGCACCTCGGCGGCACCACGTTCGCCGCGTCGCTGCACTTCGTCGTGAACGAGGTGCTGATGACGTTCTTCTTCTTCGTCGTCGGCCTCGAGATCCGTCGCGAGATCGCGCGCGGCGAGCTGAGCGAGCCGAGACGCGCGGCGCTGCCGCTCGCGGCGGCGCTCGGCGGCATGCTCGTGCCGGCGGCCGTGTACCTCGCGCTCAACGCGGGGCGCACGACCTCGTCGGGCTGGGGCGTGCCGATGGCGACCGACATCGCGTTCGCGGTCGGCGTGCTCACGTTGCTGCGCGATCGCGTGAGCCCCGGGCTGCGCATCCTCCTGCTCGCGCTCGCGGTGATCGACGACGTGGGCGCGATCCTGGTGATCGGCGTCTTCTACTCGTCGGGGTTCGACGCGACCGGGCTCGCGCTCGCCGCGCTCGGCGTCGTGGGGATCCTGCTGCTGCAGGCCGCGGGCGCGCGACGCGCGCTCGCCTACGTGATCCCCGGCGCGGCGGTGTGGCAGGGGCTGCACGCGGCGGGGGTGCACGCGACGCTCGCCGGGGTGATCGTCGGGCTGATGACGCCCACGCGCGCGTGGTACGGCAGCGCGGAGCTCGTCGCTGCCGCGGAGCGCGCAGCCGCGTCGCTCGGCCACGATCACCTCGACGCGCTCGATCACGCGCGGCGCGAGTCGGTCGCGCCCGTCGACGCGCTCCAGCACGCGTGCCACCGCTGGGTCGCGTTCGTCGTGATGCCGCTCTTCGCGTTCGCGAACGCCGGCGTGAGCATCGGCGCGACCGAGATCGCGGCCGACGCGGTGTGGATGTCGTGGGGCATCGCGCTCGGGCTCGTCGCGGGCAAGACGATCGGCATCGCGGGCGGGAGCTGGCTCGCGGTGCGGCTCGGGCTCGCGACGTTGCCGCGCGGCGTGACCTGGCGCGGCGTGGTGACGGTCGCGCTGGTCGGCGGCATCGGGTTCACGATGAGCCTCTTCGTCGCGGAGCTCGCGTTCGAAGGCGCGCTGCTCGAGGCCGCGAAGCTCGCGATCCTCGTCGGCTCGATCTCCGCGGCGGTGCTCGGCCTCGTGTTCGGGCGCGTCGCGCTCACGCGCATCCGCGACGTCGACCAGGCCGCGACCGAGTCGGAGGCCGAAGCGTCGACGACGCACTGA
- a CDS encoding MFS transporter, whose product MGLLFVTIFNSILGLSVLFPVIGPLGRDLGLSDTQIGALSTSYALMQLLLSPWWGKRSETAGRKKILLVGVCGFALAFGLLGAAAEVGRMQVVPPLALFALMLGARVIGGAFASAMLPTAQAYAADLTTRENRTSGMAVIGAAFGLAIIFGPVIGGTVAHFFGLTAPIWLSTAFGALNAILVWARLPEPPRREPSERPPARLGDVARRAWPLLLVAAVTTGATVLMEQTVAFLVEDRLHLTREDTPLWMGGALFVYGVVAVAVQGGLARRMRVAPTTLVIAGLPITIAGLLTLMLAREYGWIVLGMGLQGFGQGLALPGVTSAMSLAVHDDEQGQVAGLNNSAQGLGRLFGPLVGTALYELHQELPYGTGAALIGIALLFVAASPQMRAIARRHREEATPEVG is encoded by the coding sequence ATGGGCCTCCTCTTCGTCACCATCTTCAACAGCATCCTCGGGCTCTCGGTGCTGTTCCCGGTGATCGGCCCGCTCGGTCGCGATCTCGGCCTCTCCGACACCCAGATCGGCGCGCTCTCGACGAGCTACGCGCTGATGCAGCTCCTGCTCTCGCCGTGGTGGGGCAAGCGCAGCGAGACCGCGGGGCGCAAGAAGATCCTCCTCGTCGGCGTGTGCGGGTTCGCGCTCGCGTTCGGGCTGCTCGGCGCGGCCGCCGAGGTCGGCCGCATGCAGGTCGTGCCGCCGCTCGCGCTCTTCGCGCTGATGCTCGGCGCGCGCGTGATCGGCGGCGCGTTCGCGAGCGCGATGTTGCCCACGGCGCAGGCGTACGCCGCGGATCTCACGACGCGCGAGAACCGCACGTCGGGCATGGCGGTGATCGGCGCCGCGTTCGGCCTCGCGATCATCTTCGGCCCGGTGATCGGCGGCACCGTCGCGCACTTCTTCGGGCTCACCGCGCCGATCTGGCTCTCGACCGCGTTCGGCGCGCTCAACGCGATCCTCGTGTGGGCGCGCCTGCCCGAGCCGCCTCGTCGCGAGCCCAGCGAGCGTCCGCCCGCGCGCCTCGGCGACGTCGCGCGCCGCGCGTGGCCGCTCCTGCTCGTCGCCGCCGTGACGACCGGCGCGACCGTGCTGATGGAGCAGACCGTCGCGTTCCTCGTCGAGGATCGGCTGCACCTGACGCGCGAGGACACGCCGCTCTGGATGGGCGGCGCGCTCTTCGTCTACGGCGTGGTCGCGGTCGCGGTGCAGGGCGGGCTCGCGCGGCGGATGCGCGTCGCGCCGACGACGTTGGTGATCGCGGGGCTGCCGATCACGATCGCGGGGCTCCTCACGCTGATGCTCGCGCGCGAGTACGGATGGATCGTGCTCGGCATGGGCCTGCAGGGCTTCGGTCAGGGGCTCGCACTGCCCGGCGTGACGAGCGCGATGTCGCTCGCGGTGCACGACGACGAGCAGGGCCAGGTCGCGGGGCTCAACAACAGCGCGCAGGGCCTCGGTCGCCTCTTCGGCCCGCTGGTCGGCACCGCGCTCTACGAGCTGCACCAGGAGCTGCCCTACGGCACCGGCGCGGCACTGATCGGCATCGCGCTGCTCTTCGTCGCGGCGAGCCCGCAGATGCGCGCGATCGCGCGCCGTCATCGCGAAGAAGCGACGCCCGAAGTGGGCTGA